In Bradyrhizobium guangxiense, the following are encoded in one genomic region:
- a CDS encoding adenylate/guanylate cyclase domain-containing protein: MATAPAHMSELVRATSVRQVRLVCGVILFAYVISHFLNHALGNISVEAMEAGVYYHTLFWQFLPISIVFYTAALTHMGLGIYALYQRRQFRWRTIEPLQLVLGLSIPALVMGHVIGVRLGYTLYDHHKLYPQELYLFFVAAPGRLWQMTILLLIAWVHGCIGIFFWLRLKPFFTRAAPYLLAAAVLIPTLSLLGIYQGGRSVAFEADDGEWRTHNLTRRQVGTVAEGDTLDRITGILTVGYFGLLGLALAARGVRALRERRGGMIALSYGNGKTVRVPKGVSVLEASLRHNLPHASVCGGRARCSTCRIRIIGDHAALPEPSQREAFVLTRVGTSDPSIRLACQLRPTSDLSFFQLFTPQTSSATAHASAPASIGQERYLVSLFVDMRGSTQLAEKRLPFDTVFIVNRFLGAVSQAVIENGGQPNQFVGDGMLALFGLTADPEPACRQALKAASGIASHIDELNKLLSHDLRQPIRFGIGIHGGEVIIGDIGYRDHIVFTALGDAVNVAARLQDMTKTLACEAIVSDEIRRSAGLADDTLPQQEVAIRGRDEPMAVRVIADTRELAALVDRSERVAA; the protein is encoded by the coding sequence ATGGCCACCGCTCCCGCACACATGTCCGAACTCGTCCGCGCGACCAGCGTGCGGCAGGTGCGGCTCGTCTGCGGCGTGATCCTGTTCGCCTACGTGATCAGCCATTTCCTCAACCATGCACTCGGCAATATCTCGGTCGAGGCCATGGAGGCCGGGGTCTACTACCACACCCTGTTCTGGCAGTTCCTCCCCATTTCGATCGTGTTCTACACGGCGGCGCTCACGCATATGGGGCTCGGCATCTATGCGCTGTACCAGCGCCGCCAGTTCCGCTGGCGCACGATCGAGCCGCTTCAGCTCGTGCTGGGCTTGAGCATCCCGGCGCTGGTCATGGGGCATGTGATCGGCGTTCGGCTCGGCTACACGCTGTACGATCATCACAAGCTCTATCCGCAGGAGCTGTATCTGTTCTTCGTCGCCGCGCCCGGCCGGCTCTGGCAGATGACGATCCTGCTTCTGATTGCCTGGGTGCACGGCTGCATCGGCATCTTCTTCTGGCTGCGCCTAAAGCCGTTCTTCACGCGCGCCGCCCCCTATCTGCTCGCCGCCGCCGTGCTGATCCCGACATTGTCGCTGCTCGGCATCTACCAGGGCGGCCGCAGCGTCGCGTTCGAAGCCGATGACGGGGAATGGCGCACGCACAATCTCACCCGCCGCCAGGTCGGCACGGTCGCGGAAGGGGACACGCTCGACCGCATCACCGGCATCCTCACCGTCGGTTATTTCGGTCTGCTGGGATTGGCGCTGGCGGCGCGCGGGGTGCGAGCCCTGCGCGAGCGGCGCGGCGGCATGATCGCGCTGTCCTACGGCAACGGCAAGACGGTGCGGGTCCCCAAGGGCGTCTCCGTGCTGGAAGCGAGCCTGCGGCACAATCTGCCCCATGCCAGCGTCTGCGGCGGCCGCGCCCGCTGCTCGACCTGCCGCATCCGCATCATCGGCGATCATGCCGCCCTGCCCGAGCCGTCACAGCGCGAAGCCTTCGTGCTCACCCGTGTCGGCACCAGCGATCCCTCGATCCGGCTGGCCTGCCAGCTGCGGCCGACATCCGACCTCTCCTTCTTCCAGCTCTTCACCCCGCAAACGTCGTCGGCAACCGCGCATGCCTCGGCGCCGGCGAGCATCGGCCAGGAGCGCTATCTCGTCAGCCTGTTCGTGGACATGCGTGGCTCGACACAGCTCGCCGAGAAACGGCTACCGTTCGACACCGTCTTCATCGTCAACCGCTTCCTCGGCGCGGTATCGCAGGCCGTGATCGAGAATGGCGGCCAGCCGAACCAGTTCGTCGGCGACGGCATGCTGGCGCTGTTCGGGCTCACGGCTGATCCGGAACCCGCCTGCCGGCAGGCGCTGAAGGCGGCCTCCGGCATCGCCAGCCATATCGACGAGCTGAACAAGCTCCTGAGCCATGACCTTCGCCAGCCGATCCGCTTCGGCATCGGCATTCACGGCGGCGAGGTCATCATCGGCGACATCGGCTATCGCGATCACATCGTCTTCACGGCGCTCGGTGATGCCGTCAACGTCGCCGCCCGTCTCCAGGACATGACCAAGACGCTGGCCTGCGAGGCGATCGTCTCGGACGAAATCCGCCGCAGCGCAGGCCTTGCCGACGATACGCTGCCGCAGCAGGAGGTCGCGATTCGCGGCCGCGACGAGCCGATGGCGGTGCGGGTGATTGCGGATACGCGGGAGC